The Pogona vitticeps strain Pit_001003342236 chromosome 6, PviZW2.1, whole genome shotgun sequence genome contains a region encoding:
- the LOC110074873 gene encoding keratin, type I cytoskeletal 19, giving the protein MSYGARHTVLTPGRSSSGSCTLTGGRVGAASVSSGRYTSCGIGNGRANFSGRSHVGGGSTCAYGAGRGHFSSGSCSGAFVGGGHMGGNGFEAGSHMGNSAARNIAVGSAGGGHPGVVEGMPGGMVSGAHGGVVGGIPAGMVGGMGGMVAGGHPCGVVGAAPNGMVGSMGGVMGHGGMAGGMGGPVVVGTPAAFGGVFSNFDGKMTMQNLNDRLASYLDKVRCLEEENAALEGQIREFYAKQGALGEPKDYSHFHQQIEDLKNQLIHTSVENNKLLLCIDNSKLTADDFRTKYETECCLRQNVEADINGLHQILDQLTACRADLDAQSENLQDELCCLKKNHEEEITCLKKQCTGDVSVEVNTCPGPDLKKILEEMRCKYETMIEGNRKEVEAWYGSKIEEVNRDVSSSSQEIEESNNKVTELRRQMQALEIDYDAQCSLRDTLEASLGETEHRYNNHLAELQERISCLEQQLAELRAEMECQNHDYTELLDVKSRLEQEIATYRGLLEGSQHDIVGGGGTSSRVSSTSGGRSGEVHSSHTYVTHSVGRSAGHSAGHSAGHSSHGGHSHH; this is encoded by the exons ATGAGCTATGGTGCAAGGCACACCGTCTTAACTCCTGGGAGAAGCAGCAGTGGGAGCTGCACCCTCACTGGAGGAAGGGTGGGGGCCGCCTCAGTCTCCTCTGGACGGTACACTTCCTGTGGAATTGGCAACGGGAGAGCTAACTTCTCTGGCCGGAGTCATGTTGGAGGAGGTTCCACCTGCGCCTATGGCGCAGGACGAGGCCATTTTTCGAGTGGCAGCTGCAGTGGGGCATTTGTTGGTGGTGGCCATATGGGGGGAAATGGCTTTGAGGCTGGCTCTCATATGGGGAACTCTGCTGCTAGAAACATTGCGGTAGGCAGTGCAGGTGGTGGTCATCCAGGTGTAGTCGAGGGTATGCCCGGTGGCATGGTAAGCGGTGCCCATGGTGGCGTTGTAGGGGGTATTCCTGCTGGGATGGTAGGTGGCATGGGTGGCATGGTTGCCGGTGGTCATCCTTGTGGTGTGGTTGGGGCTGCCCCCAATGGTATGGTAGGCAGTATGGGTGGTGTAATGGGTCATGGAGGCATGGCTGGTGGCATGGGTGGCCCTGTTGTGGTTGGTACCCCTGCTGCCTTTGGAGGCGTGTTCTCTAACTTTGATGGGAAAATGACCATGCAGAACCTCAATGACCGACTTGCCAGTTACCTGGACAAAGTCCGATGCTTGGAGGAGGAAAATGCTGCGCTGGAGGGTCAAATCAGGGAATTTTATGCCAAACAAGGGGCACTTGGTGAACCAAAGGACTACTCTCATTTCCACCAGCAAATTGAAGATCTTAAAAACCAG CTCATTCATACAAGCGTGGAGAACAATAAACTCCTGCTGTGCATTGACAATAGCAAGCTGACTGCTGATGACTTCAGAACCAA GTACGAGACAGAATGCTGCCTCCGTCAGAATGTGGAGGCTGATATTAATGGCCTGCATCAAATCCTGGATCAGCTGACAGCCTGCAGGGCTGACCTGGATGCTCAGAGCGAGAACCTGCAGGATGAGCTGTGTTGCTTGAAGAAGAACCACGAGGAG GAAATAACCTGCCTGAAGAAACAATGCACTGGTGATGTCAGTGTGGAAGTCAATACATGTCCTGGACCGGATctgaagaagatcctggaagaGATGAGGTGCAAATATGAGACTATGATTGAAGGCAATCGCAAGGAAGTCGAAGCCTGGTATGGATCCAAG ATTGAGGAGGTCAACCGTGATGTCTCCAGTAGCAGTCAGGAGATTGAAGAAAGTAACAACAAGGTCACTGAACTGAGGCGCCAAATGCAAGCCCTAGAGATTGATTATGATGCCCAATGCAGTCTG agGGACACCCTGGAAGCCTCACTGGGTGAAACAGAACATCGCTACAACAACCACTTGGCCGAGCTTCAGGAACGCATCTCCTGCTTGGAGCAGCAGCTGGCAGAGCTGAGGGCAGAGATGGAGTGTCAGAACCATGACTACACAGAGCTCCTGGATGTCAAGAGCCGCCTGGAGCAGGAGATTGCCACATATCGTGGCTTGCTAGAAGGGAGCCAACATGATATTGT TGGAGGGGGAGGAACCTCTAGTAGAGTCAGCAGTACATCGGGTGGAAGATCTGGTGAAGTCCACTCATCCCACACTTACGTGACCCATTCTGTGGGTCGTTCTGCAGGACATTCTGCAGGGCATTCTGCAGGGCATTCAAGCCATGGAGGCCATTCACATCATTAG